In the Candidatus Rickettsiella isopodorum genome, AGACAAGGATAAAGTAGTCGCAATGTTATTCCAATTACTATAACGCGAAGTAATGAGTACCGTTGGTTTATTTCCAGGTGTAGATTTAGGTAGATACGATTCTATCGTATGGTAATCCTCGACATTATCAAAAATAAAAAGACTTTTTTTATCTGAGAAGTAATCATAAATCTCTCCAATGTATTTTAAGTGCTGTTCTTGATCATACTGATCTTGGGTTGTAATCTGTAGCTTGATAGCGAGTTGCTGAAATGAGTAAATTAAATTTTCTTTAGTTTCTGCATCAATCCATAAAACATTATGATCATAATGATCCGCATAAAGCTGAGCATAGCGTAAAGCTAGTTGTGTTTTACCTATTCCTCCCAAACCACTAATTGACAGTTGAGAACCACTGGAAACTTGTGATGAATCGCTGCCCGATGGGCTTAATGGAGATGAGATACCTGAAACCGATAAAGTAAACCAAGTGGGCACAATAGCGGTTGTTCTTTCTGACATTAAGATATTGTGTAATCTCTCTAGAATCTCAACTCTTCCACTAAAATTTTTTACTGGCTCCCTTAAATTGAAGTAAATTGGTTTTTTACTCTCAGGCTGTCTAACTATAAATTGAGAAGCATAATGATTCTTAATTTTATTAAGAATACGTTGCGCTTCAGCAAATGCAGGATTCGTCTTGGAATGTAAAACATAATCATAATTTTTTGAAATAAATGGAAGCAGGTCTTCCGACTGAGAAAAATATTTTTCTATATACTTTTCTTTTAAACTCTCCCTCAATTCTCCATTGGTTTCTTTTTCCCAATCAAATAGACGGCGATAGCCATATCGATTACGTGGAGATTTTTTGGGAGCATAAAATTTCATAGGTTGACCATTGATATTGAATTCAACTAAACCTGTTTTCTCATATAAACTGACGGTACGAATATCATGTTTGTGCTTATCTTGTACATCATATCCTGCCACTCTCACTCTAGCTTGCTTAATATTTTTAAGCTTAGGATCAAAGAATTTTTCTGATGAACCTTTTACTACTCCTTTTTCTATTATCTCCTTAGAAATAATCACAGTCTCCTCATCCGAAGTCTTTTCTATATAACTAAATACTCGTTCAACGGCATCCTCAGCTAATTTTTCCATAGCCACTTTGTCGCCTGCTTTATCGGTTACCTGCATAAATTGACTTTCAAAGCTGTAAAAAATATTTATGGCTGCTTCAGCTAAAATAAGATCCAAATAATCTGGTTTAAGCACTGAAAAAGCGCGAGTAATTTTTTGAGCCTTATTTTTACTATATGCAAAATACTTATTACTAATCATTCTTAGTGAAGCCACTACTGAAGGAATAGAACCTACAAGGCTTTCAGCAACGCTTATACCTATTAAAGCGCCTGTTATGCCGGTTTTCAATTCAGTTTTTAATGCTTCCTCTGTTAATAGTTTATCTTTAGCAAGCAAATGATAGATCCCTAGTGTTTTTATAAAAGCACTCATGAAGGTTTCAAGAAAGATTTCTAAATAAATGGTTGGATTTTCTTTTTCAGTAAGGAGCGTTTTAAATCGTTTAGAATCAGGTTCAATCTTATCTATAGCAGGTCTAACATCATGCGATGGGAGTTCCAATTTTTTTTGTAGGTCGGGCAAAAAAGAAGGGTGTCGCTCTAGCCAAATTGGATCCTTACAGAGTTTTTCAGAAAAAAATACTCGCATTATATCGAAATATTCTTTATTACGCGGCCGGTTCAATTCATTAACAATCGAATGCAACGATTCATTTTGGTCAATCATTTTACTGAGATCGGCTGCATTTTCGAGCGCCCATATACCGCAATTATAATGGTCTTGTTGTTGAGTTAATCCAGGACTTAAACTTAAGGGTTGGATTTGAAAAGTCTCAATAAGCATTTGCGAATATCGAGAGGGTATAGGGTTATTTTTTGAATCCACATAATAAGCGATGTAATTGGCGTATTTATAAGAAATAACTAAAGTTACCCAATGTAAATTTTCTAAATTAATAATTAAAGTCAGCCGTGCTGTATTTAATTGATACGTTTGTATTTTTAATTGAAATGACTCTGAGGTCCTATATAATTGAGTTAGGGAACCTAATATTTCAAATTGAGCATTGCCCTCGCCTACTCCGAGGAATTGGTTATATTCTATTCGAGCAATTTCAGCAATATCTTCTTGACTTAACCAATAAGTATAATCACCTTTTACGGTAGCTCCAACAAGCGTTTCATCATCCGGAGCGCGTTTATTACGAGAAGAAACTCTTTGTTTAATGGGGCGTTCTATTTCGTTTACAGTATTTACATTAAGAGAGTGGTAAAATTGTTGCGTTTCATTTTTTATTAGCATAGTTAATTCCTTTTATTTTAGTTATCTCATTTCAATTTTTTTATGAGCTAATATTTGATAATTTTTTTAAATTATTCTAGTAAATTGTTAGATCAATGTTCCCAGAATGCTACTTTTCAGCTATTTAATTTATTTTTTTAATACTTAAATCATTAAAAAAATAAGTATGAATTAATAATTTACTAAAATTTAGCTGTTTTGTCGATACGATTCTTTAAATGATACAGATGAAAAATATTCTTTACATTGATCATTTCCATATAAATTTATTTCTTCACTTATTTCTAAAATATCCGCATAACTTAGTGAATTTTTGACATACTGCAAAATAGCTTTAAACATGGCTGGATTTTTATTCATCAAACTACAAACATCAGAAATTGTAATATACTCCTTGTCTAAATATTCAGTTTCAATTAAAAAAATAAAAAATTTTTTCAACTCATAATAGATTATACTATCTAAGATTTCGCGCATATTATTTTTCAAAATAAGCTTATTTTTACTTAAAAATTTAAAACAAAATTTTCCCTTATGATTAATAACTCTATTTATTAACTTTCCTAGTTTTCCTCCAATAATATCAAATCCCTGTCTATTTGAAACAAGGCTACTATCATTATTTAAATTAAAAAAATTAATGCCTCGTTTCATATATTTTTTTTCTTTCAATAAAATACCTCCATTTATTATTTTATTTTCAATGCCTAAAAAATTTACTGAGCGCTTATTTTTATTAATAAATTGCTCTAATGTTTGATTTTTATTTATTACAGTTTTTTTTAAAGAGTCTGGTAACAAACTAAAGTTTTCTAAAGATTGAATGTTTTTAAAAATAAAAGCTAAAGAACTCGGACAAAGTTGATGATCAAAATAGATAATAGTTCCTGGAGAAAGAGAACTAAAGCTTGTTAGATCTACCCAATGTTGATCTCTATTAGATAAGCGAAAAAGATGATCTAAAGTAAAAAAAGAGCAATGTTCAAAATCATATTGTATTTGTAGTCCACTATAAGCAAAAATTACAGGTTGTAAGTTTAAAGAGGCTTCTTTTATTATTTCTATACTTCTATTGAGTACTGCAGCATCAAGAACGAGTAGATAAACCTTACTATTTTTAATATAACAATCGACACAAAACCAATGCCTTTCATTTTCTATAGCAAGCTGAAAACGAGTCGGAGTTTTAGGATTATTAATACTTTTAGTTAAAAGCTTAAAGAAAATACTGAGCTCACTTTTACTGTTTTTTTTATAACCATCGCTACTAAGAACAAAAATATTTAAATTCTTTCTACGCGTTTTTTTTTCTTCAATTAAGCCATGCATTTCTTCTAAATATAAAGTAGGCGTTTTAGTCGACGGGAACACAGGTATTTTCCTCCTTATAAATTACCTTTCTGAAATTTATTATTTAGTATTTAAAAAATTAATCTATTGTTTTGTTATTCTACTTGTTTTTTTATTGTATACTCAATTTCTTTTTCTAAACGTTCAGTTTGAGCTTTTTCCAGCTGGACAAGATTTTGATTATTGTGCATCGGCCATGAGTTTCATGTGGTTAGTATCGATGGACAATTCTGGTACACGAAACCTTATTCTAAAAAATAAATAATCTATAACGGCTTATATTTATAAATTTGATATATGGCATTTTCTGTGAGAGAATATTTGAATAGCGATGAATTTCTTAGGCACTGGATTGACTTAAACACATCGCTGCTACTCTCTATCGCTTTTATAATAAAAATATTATGTCCCGTGCTTATCGATGCATTATCTCTCATTCTTATCTTATTCCTTACCTCTCATCAGCAGTGCATGCTGGGTTTCCTTCTCCGGCAGATGATTTTTTAGAAGGACACCTCGATCTCAATGAATACTTGATTCATCATCCTACAGCTACTTACTACGTACGGGTTAAAGGCGAATCGATGATTAATGCGGGTATTCGCGATGGTGACCTCTTAATTGTCGATCGGAGTTTGGAGCCTCGTGATAACAAGGTGGTAATTGCCATCGTTGATGGTCAATTAACTGTAAAACGACTTAAAAAATTAAAGAATCAACAATTTGTTTTGATAGCAGAGAACCCAGATTTTCCCGCAATTGCCGTGAATGAGGAAAATAATGTCAGTATTTGGGGAATAGTCACCAATGTCATTCATCCGTTGTAAGCATGGCTTATTTTGCATTGGCGGATTGTAATAATTTTTATGTTTCTTGCGAACGCGTGTTTAATCCCGCTTTAGAGAAACAACCTATTATCATCCTATCGAATAATGACGGTTGTATTATTTCTCGTTCGAATGAAGCCAAAGCATTAGGTATTCCCATGGGTGCACCGGCTTTTAAGTATCGCGATTGGGTACGTCGCGGCCAAATTCGATGTTTCTCTTCAAATTATGCTCTTTATGGTGATATGTCGCAACGTGTCATGGATTCCTTGCGGCGCTTGTGCCCAGATATGGAAGTGTATTCCATTGATGAAGCCTTTTTAAAACTTGATCATTATTCATACTATGATTTGAAAGCTTATTTAATCGAAATTCGCCAAAAAGTAAAACAGTGGACAGGTATCCCTATTTCAATAGGTTTAGCATCTAGCAAAACCCTCGCTAAAGTAGCAAATTTTTATGCTAAGCGGATAAGCAAAACCGGCGTTTATGATTTACGTTGTGCAGTACACCGTGATTCGTTATTAAAGACGTTACCTATCGAAGAGATTTGGGGAATTGGGCGTAAATTGACTGAAAAACTTCAGCATTACTCGATTAAAACCGCTTTTGATTTACAACAGGCCAATCCCAAAATAATGCGCCGACGTTTTAGTGTAGTGATTGAACGTATTATTCTTGAGTTAAATGGTATTTCGTGTCTTGATTTAGAAACTGTAGCGGCTAAAAAGCAGATTATGTGTTCCCGGTCTTTTGGTCGGCCTGTAACCGATTGGCAGGATTTAAGTAGTGCCTTGAGTCGCTATGCGGCGCGCGCAGCTTATAAGCTAAGGAAACAAAACTCCAAAGCTCAAGCTATTTATGTGTTTGTTACAACCAATAGGCATAAAACTAGCGATCGACAATATACGAAGGGTTTAACGAGTTCGCTAGTAACAGCAACGAATGATACACGTGAGCTAATAACCGCGGCGCAACGTGTTTTAAAACAATTGTATAAAACTGGATTTAATTATAAAAAGGCCGGGATTCTATTAATAGACATTATATCGGATTCTCA is a window encoding:
- a CDS encoding NB-ARC domain-containing protein; the protein is MLIKNETQQFYHSLNVNTVNEIERPIKQRVSSRNKRAPDDETLVGATVKGDYTYWLSQEDIAEIARIEYNQFLGVGEGNAQFEILGSLTQLYRTSESFQLKIQTYQLNTARLTLIINLENLHWVTLVISYKYANYIAYYVDSKNNPIPSRYSQMLIETFQIQPLSLSPGLTQQQDHYNCGIWALENAADLSKMIDQNESLHSIVNELNRPRNKEYFDIMRVFFSEKLCKDPIWLERHPSFLPDLQKKLELPSHDVRPAIDKIEPDSKRFKTLLTEKENPTIYLEIFLETFMSAFIKTLGIYHLLAKDKLLTEEALKTELKTGITGALIGISVAESLVGSIPSVVASLRMISNKYFAYSKNKAQKITRAFSVLKPDYLDLILAEAAINIFYSFESQFMQVTDKAGDKVAMEKLAEDAVERVFSYIEKTSDEETVIISKEIIEKGVVKGSSEKFFDPKLKNIKQARVRVAGYDVQDKHKHDIRTVSLYEKTGLVEFNINGQPMKFYAPKKSPRNRYGYRRLFDWEKETNGELRESLKEKYIEKYFSQSEDLLPFISKNYDYVLHSKTNPAFAEAQRILNKIKNHYASQFIVRQPESKKPIYFNLREPVKNFSGRVEILERLHNILMSERTTAIVPTWFTLSVSGISSPLSPSGSDSSQVSSGSQLSISGLGGIGKTQLALRYAQLYADHYDHNVLWIDAETKENLIYSFQQLAIKLQITTQDQYDQEQHLKYIGEIYDYFSDKKSLFIFDNVEDYHTIESYLPKSTPGNKPTVLITSRYSNWNNIATTLSLSVFTGQETEELIKKSLDLEDNQYERIMELNQLLQGLPLALQQALAYIKLKRNTDASFSIFHYIELYKRKQQELLKFNFSDYANDPYLKTVFTTWIITLDKIKSYEIGQGALNILNIMAYLSPDSISAAKFFQVIQLNRSFKLMDLNEIMNLLSSYSMINPKDNEDKYSIHRLVQQVIRLNIEQDSSMFEKTVENTQLFLWHWDYAFRKDPENVFHYLHFLIYMSEHTELVTQLVYGHPEKKFFDSLILQDAKYCQYFIDLAYLKFPKEKFLRFLGDAIAYYIKLGCFFYLSEILNYIENKWRLGIFSKENVKYISEYFLNLKNPTLKFIRYSTNAAKKQNQQQSVSLFFRFQSKIFGTLSELYDSCPSHSLKRSICLLSEAEKKIEELRSQGIKSHFKKVEHISRYISSALMT
- a CDS encoding LexA family protein, which translates into the protein MSRAYRCIISHSYLIPYLSSAVHAGFPSPADDFLEGHLDLNEYLIHHPTATYYVRVKGESMINAGIRDGDLLIVDRSLEPRDNKVVIAIVDGQLTVKRLKKLKNQQFVLIAENPDFPAIAVNEENNVSIWGIVTNVIHPL
- a CDS encoding Y-family DNA polymerase, whose amino-acid sequence is MGNSHQCHSSVVSMAYFALADCNNFYVSCERVFNPALEKQPIIILSNNDGCIISRSNEAKALGIPMGAPAFKYRDWVRRGQIRCFSSNYALYGDMSQRVMDSLRRLCPDMEVYSIDEAFLKLDHYSYYDLKAYLIEIRQKVKQWTGIPISIGLASSKTLAKVANFYAKRISKTGVYDLRCAVHRDSLLKTLPIEEIWGIGRKLTEKLQHYSIKTAFDLQQANPKIMRRRFSVVIERIILELNGISCLDLETVAAKKQIMCSRSFGRPVTDWQDLSSALSRYAARAAYKLRKQNSKAQAIYVFVTTNRHKTSDRQYTKGLTSSLVTATNDTRELITAAQRVLKQLYKTGFNYKKAGILLIDIISDSQHLNDLFVQPTSLRSVALMKILDETNKSFGSHTLFFAAEGCVQASWSMRSGNRSPRYTTHWQEIIKVIA